In Miscanthus floridulus cultivar M001 chromosome 19, ASM1932011v1, whole genome shotgun sequence, the DNA window ACAAATAAATACAGACGAACAATTGTGAACCAAACAGATAAGTATCAGATCTACCGGTACGTGTTCTTTACATTATATTGACGGCGTACTATTGTGCTAATATTTAGCCGGTTCGCTTGTTAGttttagccagggcttatcagtcaatcaacagtgtttttctctcacaacaaaccagcaccagccgagcGACCCATTTACAAAATATATATATCAGGGAAACTAAAAGACCGTGGCTTTACCAATTGGATTGGAAGCAAGCGACTAACTGGAATCAGATGGTGTCGCGCTTCGGCGCACAGGGCCTCAGGTAGGCTCCTCCAGGGGTCCTCACGATCTCCAACGTAGCTCCGGCGCGGCAGCATCATGGTCTCCTCCGGCTCCGGCGTCACCAGCTCCGGCTCCGGCGTCGATGGATCTGGATCTGCCAGCACGGACCACGCTGGCCTCACGGGCTCATGACATTGGGTGGCGACGGATGCGGCAGCCAGCTAAGCGGCCACGGAGGTCGTGGTTATGGAGGAGTGGAGTGGAGGGTGGACGACTGGAGGGAGCAGGAACGGAGGAGGCGGAGGACCAACGGAGATGCGAGATTTACGGCAAAAGGAACACGCCATGCAAACTAATCATTTCCGTCAAAGCTGGTTGGTACAGGAACCAACGGAGATTTATGGCAAGAAGAACACGCTTGGTTTACGTTGGTTTTTAAAAAAACATAGGATTAGATTTCTGTATAACTCGGTATTCTGAGTTTAAAGCATCTACAAGATTTCTCAATAATTTCTTTCCAAAATCATAAAATTTTCTAACTTGCCAAAAATTATTGAGCCATCTCCAACAGTTTTCAATAATTCATCTATAGATCATCTATAAGAGTCTTTCTAAATATCACTATCTGAATTATCACATAGAGAATTATTTGCATAAAAGTCTCTTTATCTTTTCACCTTTCAACCGTTTTTCTATATCTCACGCGCACACTAGAGAACCATTCTCGTCTTCTATCTTTGACTAGCGAAAAATCCACGGTAGAAGATGACTATATTTGGATCTGTTGGATGGTAGttttcatcaaaatctctatttcCTACATTTAGTAAGGATATAAAGAGCCTCTTagattctttctctcttgtatattTGCATTATGACAGGAACCTTTTCTACTCTTTATTTTTTCACACACCCTTTCACCTTTAGATTGGCGGTAATCCTAGGTATAGGCCGGCCGGCTGCCCGGACGGTGCCGATAGTGGGCCGCGACGCAGCCTAACACCGCTCATCCACTCACCCTCGCCCCCAACCGTTCTATAAAAAGAAAAACTTCTTATCCCTTCCGCTCCCTCCTCTCCACCACATCGCCTTGCGGCTGCCGCTCCGTCCGTCTTGTCCCGAACGCGAATGCCACTCTACCTCGCTGCTGCCGCACGCCCCATCCGGCGCCGCTCGCTTGCCCCTGTCACGAGCGCTTCTCGCCCCCTCCCGTTGAGCGCGCCGCCCGCTCAAGCGAGCCAAGACCGGTGCTGGTGGTAGTGGTGCGCACACATGCCGCTGGTGCTAGTGCACCCGCCCCGCTGAGCCAAGCCCGCTGCCGGTGGCAGTGGTGCTCGCGCGCCACCGCTCGCTGTCGGCTCTGACCCCAACTAGCCCCGGCCTTCCCCTCCCCGATGTTgcagatgtatgtttcaattgtttcagacgttttagatgtatgttgtaattgttctattttgatgttgcaaaagtagatcggggcatgttgcaagtgtttcagatgcatattgcaagcgtttgttcaaaatgtttcattagtttcgagacgtatgttgcaatcgttttttatctaaatgttgcatatgtttcacacatatgttgcaatagtatgttctAAAATGTTTCAGtagtttcagtcttatgttgcagcaagtggtttcatgttgtAAGTTGCAAGTGTTATTTTTTGGATGTGTTTATGTGTTCCATACATATGTCGcaagtgcatgtttcaagtgttttatatgtttttcagatgtatgttgcatttaattttttttcatgttGCAGGTGCTTTATGTTGTTcggcaaggggggggggggggctaggggCAGGCGGACGGGTGCTCCAGTCGGGGGCATGCCGGGGCCCGACTCTCGAGTGCCGCCCTCGCGGAGAGAGAGGAGCGAGTGTGGGGAGCGAACGGCGGACGCAGATACGGGGGCGGAGTGCGTGCATGGGGCGGGGCAAATCCGGACCAGGGTGGGGCGATTGCGGACTAGGGCGGGCGGTGCGGGCGTCCTGACGCGCACGTCCGTCCGGATGTCCGAGCGCTAGCCATGCCCTTAGATTGGCCTATGTCCAGATATATCCGCGTGAAAGATTGGAAGGTGGGATTAGAAACTGTTGgagatatgttttttttttcattcttcTACGCACGCACATATATTCACGTGAAAGATTAAGAGGTAGGATTGGAAACTGATGAAGATGAATTTTTTCAATTCTTGCTAAAAGTTCTCTTGGAGATGCTGTGAGCACCGGCGTGTGCTGTCAAGCGAGCGGTTTCCGTTGCTTGCGAGCCGGACGGAACGGAGTGTTCGTGCAGGCCGTTTACCCTCTAGGGCACGCAGAGACAGGTTTAAATGCCCAACTTCCGGTAGACAAGTGTCCAGATCTAGAGGTTGTTGCAGTAGTAGTGCACTGCGGTTTATACTTAAATGCTAACCACCTTGCTCAGCTCCTAACTCCTTTGATGAACACGAGTGAGATGCCGAGCTGTGGACCTCAACATATAGGGAGCCGCAAGGTATGCTGTATGCATGCACTGACTCAATGCCAAAGTACTAAAACTCTGAAGCCTTGCTCCAACCTCCAACACGCACCTCACAGGCAACCAATTTCaacaaaacatgaccaaattgACGGATCATGAACATGTACTAAGTAGCAAACAAAGCTAGATCTTTAGAATCGTCTCTGTACCTTGTCCCTGACCCATTGTGAGGATCAGGATCCAAGATCTGAAGAGACGAGGCCGCAGCAAGTAGAATTGCATCATTCCAGCAAACAAACAGGCAATGCAATCTGATACATATACATGTAGGAAACGGAGGCAACGAAACAGAGATCGATACGAGCATAAATAAACTGGATGGATCAGAGACGAGTTGTCAATCAACCCAAAATCAAACAGTGGCAGCACTAGCGCACGCAGTCATGAATTCTGGATCCAGGGACGCCGTTTATTCCTGCATTATCATCCACTACCATTACACATACACTGCGGAGGAAACCTCAATCAACTCACAGAGTCACCGCCGGATCTCGCGGCGCCGCGGCCAGATCGAGCAGCCCACACGCAGCAGCCGGCGCCGGAAGCTACGCAGATcagttggcggcggcggcggcctcctcctcggccgcgGGCTTGAGCTGGAAGGCGGTGACGGGGAAGGCGCGGCCGAGCCCCGCGGGGGTGCGGAACACGATCTTGGTGCCCGAGGGGCTGAGGACGATCTCGGAGATGGTGACCCAGATGAGGAGCTCCTTGCTCTTGACCCCGGCGAGGCTGTGCATCCGGCCGGGCTCCACGAACGCCGTCACGTCCTTGTCGTACCACACCTGCTTGCCGATGGAGTCGAAGGTGTGGGTCACGCCGGCTGCCTGGCGGAGCCACACGAAGCCCGTGGAGCGGTTGTACCCCACCTCGTCGAGGGTGGGCAGCGGGAGGAGCCCGTCGGGGAGGCCCAGCTCCACCATGAACTCGCGGGACTTGCGCGTGCACACCTCGCGCCCGGCGTGCACCTCCGCGCCCGACCGGTGGTCCTCGATCAGCTGCGACGACATCTCCGCGAGGGAGCAGGTGGTTTCTTGCTTCTTCCTGTGGCTTGGCTGTATGGCTTGGTTTTCTTGGATTTTGGATGCTTGCGGGAAGCAGGAGCAAGCCCGGTGGCGTGTTTTATAAGCGGAAGACCGGACGGGGAAAAGGGAACTCCGTTTCAACTGGGCAAACGTGTTTGCGGGCGGACGGAGACGGGATCACGGGAGGACTAAGAGCCCTTACTTTTTAATTTGGGTGTTCTGCTCTATTTTTGGATgcttcattattattattatttttgctTTCACTCCAACAGCAGCACCTATATTTGGGCCCCCAAATATATTTCTGTACACAATGACAAACAGGCCCAGCTCGTCATTCTCTAtttcttcttcccctttccttcttcctccttcacGCGACAAGAGCGCAGCGCAGACGCTGCAAGCGGGGCGGAGGGAGCTGCGGGGCAGAGGGAACGGtcaacggcggcggcggacggCCGGAGCCCGCTCCCATCGGCGGCAGAGGGAGCTGCGGACGGCTTGGAAGAGGCCCTGCCGTGAGATCCATGGCCGCGAGATTCGCAGGGTCGGAGGTAGGAGACCGCGCTTGGGGTCGGAGGAGGCCGCGCTCGTCGTCTCCACGACGCGGACGGCTTGGCGGAGGCCACGTACAGCGTCTCCACGGCATGCTCAGCATCTCAATGGCGCGGATGGCTTGGAGCAGGCGCGTACAACGTCTCCACGGTGTGCTCGGCGTCTCCACGGCGTGGACGGCTTGGAGGAGGCCACACTCGAGGTCGGAGGAAGGTGCGCTGACGTTGGGCGAGGACGAGCGGATGCGAGCGCAGGGGGAAACTGACGCAACAACCGGATGGGCCCGGGTGTCAGGCCAACGGGAATAGGGTCTGGAGGGTGAATTTGAGTGCCCAGCCAAATTTCAGGGTCCTAGTAAGGGCCCTGCTTGAGAAAATTTTTTGGCTTAATCCCTCATATTTAGCTATGGAAGGTTAAATAGGAGCCCTGCTAGAGTTGCACTCATCATCAGAGTTTAGGTGCGTTACTAATACTAGGAGTGCTCCAAAGTAGGAGCACTAAATCTGATTGCTCTGGATGGGTGATAATTTCAACGGTTGAAATTAATAGCAAGGATTTCGGTCCATCCGATCCCCAGAAAAATAAACAATTCTGTCTTTGAATCTGAACAAAGCTTGTTCAGATGCAAAACTAAAATTGTTTTTACCTCCCTCctcaaaagaatacaattatagTTTTGTCATTAATCAAACTATTTAAATTTTAGTTTAGTTTATATTAATATTATAAACACCAAATAtgtatatattataaaaatatattttatgatgtcTCTAATAATAGTTACCGATTACAACCGACAAGAGTCATCGAATAATGTTTTCCtatcataataaatcagcataagcatcagtataagccaaatttcagtgaAACCAATAGGGCCATTATATAGTTAAACAATAGTCTTACCTTAAAGCATTGTCGTCCCCTCCTCCTATTTCATCAGATAGAGTCTTGGCTATCCATAAATTTTAATATCTTTCACACCATTATTGATTCGGCAGTAGTAGAGCCTGAACGCCGGGACGTTTGTGTCCATCCGGACTCCCGCGGCTACTCCACCCTGTCCACTCGGATTTGCGCACCGCCCGCGCTAGCTCTGTTTTCCGTGCTCGCATCCAAACCGCCCGCTTCAGATCCGCTTCCCTGCTCGGATGACTCGCCCCATCTCTTCcacactgaaagctctagtttggttttggataattgatgaaacctagttgGACTATTCCTTtcatctaagtgtgtgactagataggatggtacaatataagtggtggagcaagatgaagtccataGTGATGtttgtggacatgtgatgatggtgatcaagctccgggacttagaaaataagaaagagaaaaacaaaatgggctcaaggcaaaggtgatatcaatAGGGCCATTTTTGTTTTCGGTGATCAATACACTATATAGAGTGTGataacatttaggatagatggttgtactattaagaggggatctCTTATcgaacaactcgatcatctagtgccactaggtgttgggaaacttgcatatgcattttaggcctagtgcacaatcggtaagaagtgattaacctttgaaaaatgattgtgaaaatgctaacacacttgcatgtgatggtgaaacacttggagtgttagcacatttacaaaggtggtgagaaaggtgaagaaaaggaggcgaaactCGGCTTGGGGGGCTGCCATGGGGGCATCGCCACCCCCTTGTCCGGTGCACCACCGGCAGTGACCGGCTGGGAGGCCGAGAGCAACGAGTTTCCCTTGGGGCATCACCATTGTGTGTCCGGTGGCAcaaccacccctagggcggtacCCACCGAGACATGGCCGAGACTCAGGAGAAGTGAAGCGggcaccggtgcgtccggtgtaCACCGCTGGCATGAGGGTGGTGCACTGCTCGGTCACCACCGCGAGGAGGACGGTGCCAGCGCCATTTTCTTCCAGAGACTAGCGTAGTTGTTGTTACTTTTGGTGCTTGCCGACACCTACATGGCCTGGTGATTGGTGGATCCTCAAGCttaaaggacctaggatgccacctagaggggggcgaataggtgtttctaaaaaATAACacatttaaatgcggaaacaattagaaaagggagtttccaaaatggaaactccaaattaagactAATACCAcctctcacaagttagccacacaaTAAACAatggtataaagaatatatctagaagctacaaacctgcaacacaaagttagaacagagaataaatattttcagcacaagtaggaaatatcagacgtgtccggtatacatgatttctgcagagcagccccaaacttgctcctttcgatttctatcttcaagccaaatgcaggtacctactagagatgacaatatacatagagaacctgcacaagagttgaagcaacacaaatatcaaatgaaatacgaattgagacacgatatttgttttatcgaAGTTCGGACTCATTCAactcctactctccgttgagggggctgcgggcgacccagtgaACGTCAGCCCTAGAGAgaaccacgaaggtcactctagccagagtcttttccaactccttttcctccttccactagttgattccgaggcggcggaatcgaacgttacaaactttctgaggcacaccacaatctctcgggtgctctccggcgacgcctaaccatctaggaccgaagagtccaagagtaacaaatgcaaatcatgaaatagacaatatgcacaagtgctcaagtggtggatttctctctttttcaaattctctcttaacccacaaatggattttgcgatttggatcacacactcactaagagagggtttggaggagttggcaaggctcaaaaacgtgtatgtGTATCTGTAGAATCAACATCATCCAAATGTGggggcttgggggtatttatagcccctttgaaaaattagccgttttatagctgttgccgtaccggacacgtccagtccgGTATGACGTACActacgccaacggtaactaagttacagtaacgtttgtgaggcgtcgaaactcttgatgaatgccggaacttctgaccgtcggaactcccgactcatgttGGAAGTCTCGATcctcagcacatttgaaaacCATGGTAACTGacttaaagtatgtgaggtgtcgaaactcccgatgcatgccggaactcccgaccgccagaactcccgactcacgtcagaagtcccgaccctcaaggcatttgaaaactagccattggcctctggccgtccatactggacacgtccggtatgaccaccacagtgaactctccaagtcagttaagcgcaagacgtcggaactcccgaccattgctggaacttccgaccgtcggaactctcgactcacgttgaaactcccaacgaaccaacccgagatcaacaatattaccattgctgggcaaataccggacacgttcgatatCAATACCAGGCACGTCCGGTTTTGCTAGACTAGCAAAAActggttagctcttttgtctctcaaacactcaaaactcacatgggttggcttgagcacttatgaaacattatctatcaacatgatgcctccctcttaatagtacggcattcctattaactctagtttaaaagtataacaaatttaaaccttttgagttgatctctttcaaccgaagccatgtattccaatcttcatcaagtgagggtgccaacatgttgatattgatcttttcacttgagcatagccatcttgagcatgtgacttgattccattcatcaaatttgaataatcccaaatgtatcaagtcacttccatctatcactccaatagtgatttgatcctccacattagcatgaccatcatagcttgattagtacctcaactaaatgcaagtacttccttcttcaccctagctaggttattTGGCCACCAAGcggtcgcttgcccttcacccttgcttagtacctcgaagcctttccttgctatcttcacaatctcaagccatcaagtcacatattgtgttgaatcatcaattcatttgtattgttatatttttcatttcaatttagcaagcttcaaatatgagaccattccatatgcaatccctcatgtcttattaattaattcttacgagcttgctttcacatagtatatggaaatcccacaataaataagcctttgtatgaattacatttgcattgttgtcttatgcttgaactagattgtttatacaacaacacatcattttggctttcattaagtacctgtgagataacctattacctgtccacacttagcaaacgggttagacctttaatcacgttgttattcaatcatccaaaacccactaaatggctagatgcactttcaatctccctctttttggtgattgatgacaacttgattaaagcttacaaaagaatataaacatttaagcttttgggttcaatgatttatgagaggctcccccttaatatgtgcttatgattagaattcacaaaatgacctcaaatgtcaattgcacatactaaaacatataggagactctccctaaatcattgcatctgtgggatgcatgtgtgtgtgataaagtaaaaccgtgatgcatatgacaagatatatcacacaaaaataaataaaaaggcatcacatcaaatattttcattctagcattcATTGTCCTTATGaaaaaatacaacacatgtatgtcacacatagcactcattgcacattttctcaagtccacaagccactaatataaaaataaagatcatgtcacaggagatacatagataaagcataagtgagtcacatctctcacatgatacaatatATCTCAAAAGATTACAGCCTACATTACATAttttcaggtacaaagataagcaaatgaaacaaaaatcctaaagctttaatcagtctctctccccctttgtcatctatcaccacaaaggggctgcaagctgtCACTAAAAGctatgatcactcatcatcatcttcatctctaccaacatcctcatcatctaaGCATGTAGCAccagctggacgagaaccacccacactagatgggtcatagccactaGACATGTAGTAGCCAAAACTACCTATGAGGTCACTCCACTAGTCTGAAGCATACTCATTTGCTGcactgggacgtggctgagagtgagtaggctcATGAGCCTGTAGcggtaaagtgtcagggtgctctagaTCCTATTGTTGCTGCTATTGTCGCTGAAGAACTCAACAAACTTTGTGTTGTACCTACCCTACTGtggctcctcagtctcaggctcactagctgcttcatctgatagtggagatctAGGAGgttcaagctcaagtctagcaaCAATCTGCTTCAGAGTccaagtgtccttcctcctagcctctctctccttctgctgacaggtctgtatgtccttgcacatcccaaagatatcACTGAACATCTTatgaataggagaaggaggactgcGGCGACGTGAAaaagaatgtgaaggagcatgtggtagaggggaacCTCCTTCTGCTGCTACACCACctgtaggtgcatctgcctctagtgCTGCTACTACTCCTCTTGGTCCTACTAGAGGTACCCCAATCTTAGGTAAGTCTACAAAaatctttagggccttatgtaccttgtcatactcaaaggtatgccctgtgacctgctcaatcatgtgcacgatgtagggagcaaaaccacatcccttgaggggcctctcgccAACGCTCCTAATCTCTGACCaaatgaagtcaaagacaatgaAGGGCCGTGCACCTAGAGCCATCCTATGGAGCAAGTTTCTAGAGTAAtatgcaatgttgcccttgtctccacccttgcagtcaatggtCTTTCTGAACATCCTGTCTAAgtatctataggtagggtgaagacctagaaccttccccactgctcctctctcaccccctGGTGGATACATGTAGGCCAGCTGCTCTGAAGGCAACACCTGCTCTATGTGGATCTTGTCTTTTTGAAGATCATCATAtgagaagccaagtagagctgcaaaagcatcataatcaacactataccactggccctcaagcatccagtgcatacgcctctcatcctcctcaacatatagggtggcgtagaactgagctaccacctctatgttccagtcatgctggaactctataatctcataaaccccTGTTTGCTCACAAATGGCAATAGCGTGATTGATGGAGGCCTTCTACAAATCTTTGAcatactgccagtcaatccactgagacctggcaatcactgggttcctggtgaggatcacactggtgtagaagtccatatgaaaggctACCTAAAATCGATGATCAAACTGAATCCTAGACAAGCCCATTGGATTAATTCTTCTTTCATCTCTAGGCCTTTTGTTCATGCCTTTCCCTCAATAGTCAACTCTGgaaacataagagggtacactaggtggatgtggctcaagtaaaccatagtgcataccctaACCTGGTTGGTGCTAAGCTGGAGGTActgcctgctcctcctcaatctcttgctcatcatctgagctgccacCATCTGAACCTTTGTCAGCGCTCTTCCTCTTTCTAGTActgggctccactctatactcctctaTATCTGTGTTAGAGGAAGAACTGTTGTCTCCCtctaaaagccctagtttggttttggtgaattgattgaaccctaagtgctaacctagttcatcaagtgatcatgatataggtagcacactccaagtggtgaagcaaatgaagatcatgacatgatgatggtgatgccatggtgatgatctagtgcttggacttgaaaagaagaaagagaaaaacaaaaggctcaaggcaaaggtataaatggtaggagctattttgttttggtgatcaagacacgtggagagtgtgatcacatttaggttcgatagtcgtactattaagaggcatgaaactcatatcgaaatgcggttatcaaagtgccactagatgctctaactcattgcatatgcatttaggatctagtggagtgctaacacccttgaaaatatttgtgaaaatatgctaacacatgtgcacaaggtgatacacttggtggttggcacatttgagcaagggttagaaacttcaccggcggagtgtccacccatagagtgcggacagtctgacggtgccaccagcgccctaaacttaggtgaacgtggtcactataagtgaccagacgctggtctctaaAGGACCGGCGCGTTCGGTTAGTAGCAGCAGAAGTAGCGTAGCGTCggtcctcgaccggacgctagctagctacgtccggtcacactgacatggtcatgcataaGGGAAACaccaagtgatcggatgctgggtgagtccggtcgagca includes these proteins:
- the LOC136529060 gene encoding uncharacterized protein; the protein is MSSQLIEDHRSGAEVHAGREVCTRKSREFMVELGLPDGLLPLPTLDEVGYNRSTGFVWLRQAAGVTHTFDSIGKQVWYDKDVTAFVEPGRMHSLAGVKSKELLIWVTISEIVLSPSGTKIVFRTPAGLGRAFPVTAFQLKPAAEEEAAAAAN